The Ktedonobacterales bacterium genome has a segment encoding these proteins:
- a CDS encoding AMP-binding protein: MGMRNDGLSYWEAQSEGFQLLNTTIGDLLDERAASYPDQEAVVYSAYPEFGPALNLRWTYREYCERANAVAKGLMALGLEKGKHIAIWAVNFPEWILLEMAAAKVGLVLATVNPTYRAAELEYVLRQGDIVALFFQAKVRDHDCVATVGERVTPAEGSGAVRSATLPKLRCAFLIGPPAPADAPWQPTPFRELIALGASVSDEALKARQAEVKPDDPAQLQYTSGTTGFPKGALLTHHSILNNGAVVAHRLETSPETRFCTAMPLFHTGGCVLGVLSALYGACALMPLLAFDPVKALDTLANERCTRFGGVPTMLIAMLQHPHSKEVDLSHLRHVFSGGSPVPVVLMEQVKEQWGADVGIVFGQTEASPTITQTLNSDSFELKSATVGKPLPHTDVKIINPLTGEVAPCGERGELCCRGYLVMAGYYNMPEKTADAIDEEGWLHTGDLATMSKDGYVNIVGRLKDMVIRGGENLFPTEIEEFLMRHPKIADAQVLGVPDQFFGEELLAVVMPKADQEITEEEVRAFCTGQISHQKIPRYFKFVTSYPMTASGKVQKFVLREQAVQELGLEAVAKTRTA; the protein is encoded by the coding sequence ATGGGCATGCGCAATGATGGCCTCTCGTATTGGGAGGCGCAATCCGAAGGATTCCAACTGCTGAATACGACTATTGGCGATCTGCTGGACGAGCGCGCCGCCAGCTATCCAGATCAAGAGGCGGTTGTTTATTCGGCTTACCCTGAGTTCGGCCCGGCGTTGAATCTACGCTGGACCTATCGTGAGTATTGCGAGCGCGCCAATGCTGTCGCCAAAGGGCTGATGGCCCTCGGCCTTGAGAAAGGCAAGCATATCGCCATCTGGGCGGTGAACTTCCCTGAATGGATTCTGCTGGAGATGGCAGCCGCCAAGGTGGGCCTGGTGCTGGCAACCGTCAACCCGACGTATCGCGCCGCCGAACTGGAGTACGTGCTGCGCCAGGGAGATATTGTCGCGCTCTTCTTCCAGGCGAAAGTGCGCGATCACGATTGCGTGGCAACGGTGGGCGAGCGAGTCACACCAGCCGAAGGGTCAGGAGCCGTGCGCAGCGCCACGCTGCCCAAACTGCGCTGCGCTTTCCTTATCGGCCCGCCCGCGCCCGCCGATGCCCCCTGGCAGCCTACGCCCTTCCGCGAATTGATCGCCCTGGGCGCGAGTGTCAGCGATGAAGCCTTGAAAGCGCGCCAGGCCGAGGTGAAGCCAGACGATCCGGCGCAGTTGCAGTATACATCTGGCACGACGGGTTTCCCGAAGGGCGCGCTGCTCACTCATCACAGCATCCTCAACAACGGCGCGGTGGTCGCGCACCGCCTTGAAACCAGCCCTGAGACGCGCTTCTGTACAGCCATGCCGCTGTTTCATACCGGCGGCTGCGTGCTGGGTGTCCTTTCGGCGCTCTATGGGGCGTGCGCGCTGATGCCGCTGTTGGCGTTCGATCCGGTCAAGGCGCTGGATACGCTTGCGAACGAGCGATGCACCCGCTTTGGCGGCGTGCCTACCATGCTCATCGCCATGCTGCAACACCCGCACAGCAAAGAAGTTGATCTAAGTCATCTCAGGCACGTCTTCAGCGGTGGCTCGCCGGTACCCGTCGTCCTGATGGAGCAGGTGAAGGAGCAATGGGGCGCGGATGTCGGCATCGTCTTTGGGCAGACTGAAGCCAGTCCGACCATCACGCAGACGCTGAACTCGGATTCATTTGAGTTGAAGTCGGCAACCGTAGGCAAGCCCCTGCCACATACCGACGTGAAGATCATCAATCCACTGACCGGCGAGGTGGCGCCCTGCGGCGAACGCGGCGAACTGTGCTGCCGGGGGTATCTGGTGATGGCCGGATACTACAACATGCCAGAGAAAACCGCCGACGCCATTGACGAAGAGGGCTGGCTGCATACGGGCGATCTTGCCACGATGAGCAAAGATGGCTATGTGAACATCGTCGGTAGGCTCAAGGATATGGTCATTCGCGGCGGCGAAAATCTCTTCCCCACTGAGATTGAAGAGTTCCTGATGCGCCACCCCAAAATCGCCGACGCGCAGGTGCTGGGTGTACCCGATCAGTTCTTTGGCGAAGAACTGCTGGCCGTCGTCATGCCCAAAGCGGACCAGGAGATCACCGAAGAGGAAGTGCGCGCCTTCTGTACCGGCCAGATCAGCCATCAGAAAATCCCGCGCTACTTCAAGTTTGTCACCTCCTATCCGATGACCGCCAGCGGCAAGGTGCAGAAGTTTGTGCTGCGCGAGCAAGCCGTTCAAGAGCTTGGGCTGGAGGCGGTTGCAAAGACGCGCACCGCCTGA
- a CDS encoding TIGR03668 family PPOX class F420-dependent oxidoreductase, producing MRELSQAEQQFMQQHRVARLATADAQGCPFVVPICYAFDGFSVYSALDEKPKSVAPTRLKRVRNIQANPRVALVIDDYSEDWRALAYIQIRGRADLLVEGTGEHAEAIRLLRAKYPQYRAMAIDQQPVLRITPEAIVSWGAV from the coding sequence ATGCGCGAGCTTTCGCAAGCAGAACAACAGTTTATGCAGCAGCATCGAGTGGCGCGGCTGGCAACAGCAGATGCGCAAGGATGCCCTTTTGTCGTACCCATCTGCTATGCTTTTGACGGCTTCTCGGTGTATTCAGCCCTGGACGAAAAGCCGAAAAGTGTAGCGCCAACACGGCTGAAGCGCGTGCGGAATATTCAAGCCAACCCGCGCGTTGCTCTGGTGATTGATGATTACAGCGAAGATTGGCGCGCGCTGGCCTACATCCAGATACGCGGGCGGGCCGATCTGCTCGTCGAAGGGACAGGGGAGCATGCTGAGGCTATTCGTCTGCTGCGCGCAAAATATCCGCAGTACAGGGCGATGGCGATTGACCAGCAGCCTGTTCTGCGGATAACACCAGAGGCGATTGTATCCTGGGGCGCTGTGTAA
- a CDS encoding sigma-70 family RNA polymerase sigma factor has product MAQDGSLDEQQLIQGLRERDPRTLEALITQYSHELFYLARLILAGAGSPQDAEECVNDLFVTVWQEFDSYDPARGSLRTWLTMRTRYIVLDRRRKLMRQNPADSLVASLHEEYTLAALSDGVESERRPTNLPMTAGIDTLLEEREQRQAMYTALENLPELERLMVYLRYFKLASVDEIASRVGLTKHAVDTRLWRVRKSLTKVLQEQVYDPSLKTTK; this is encoded by the coding sequence ATGGCGCAAGACGGTTCGTTGGACGAGCAACAGCTCATCCAGGGATTGCGCGAACGCGATCCACGCACCCTGGAGGCGCTGATTACTCAGTACTCGCATGAATTGTTCTATCTGGCACGCCTGATCCTGGCAGGGGCAGGCTCACCCCAGGATGCCGAAGAGTGTGTCAATGATCTCTTCGTCACCGTCTGGCAAGAGTTCGACTCCTACGACCCGGCGCGTGGCTCGCTGCGCACCTGGCTCACCATGCGTACCAGATATATTGTTCTGGACCGCCGCCGCAAACTGATGCGGCAGAATCCAGCAGATTCACTGGTGGCGAGCCTGCACGAAGAATATACCCTGGCGGCCCTCTCAGACGGCGTAGAGTCGGAGCGCAGACCAACAAATCTACCCATGACCGCCGGGATAGATACCCTTCTTGAGGAGCGTGAGCAGCGGCAGGCGATGTATACGGCTCTAGAGAACCTGCCAGAGCTAGAGCGTTTGATGGTCTATTTGCGCTATTTCAAGCTAGCGAGCGTTGATGAGATTGCCTCGCGTGTTGGATTGACGAAACACGCGGTTGATACCCGGCTGTGGCGAGTGCGCAAGAGTCTCACAAAGGTTCTTCAGGAGCAGGTCTATGATCCCTCGCTCAAAACAACCAAATGA